The DNA sequence AGCGGATCGCTGCGCAGGTCGTCGTCGTCGAGGCGCAGCTCCTCCTCCGACTTGCCGTCCACGTAGGAGGACAGGGCGACCCGGTCGTAGGCGCGGCGGGTCTCCTCGCCGAGGACGGTGATCTCCCAGTCCCCCGCCGTGTCACGGTCCCGTACGGCGGCGACCAGACGGTGGCCGACCATGCCGTTCCCGACGACGACCAGACGACTCATGCTCTGCTCCTTCATGCCGCACTCTCCTGCGGCGGGTCGATGTCGGCCAGCCAGTCCCGGATCCCGCAGACGACGTCGCGGCAGCTCCCGCAGCCGGTGGCGGCCCGGGTGCGCCGCGAGAGCGCATCGACGTCGTGGGCGCCCGCGCGCCAGGCGCTGACCAGGGTGTTCTTGGTGACGCTGTTGCAGCGGCAGACCACGGCGGTGCCCGGCATCCGGACGGGGTCGGTGGCGGAGGACGCCTCCCCCGGCAGGGCCCGGCCGAGCAGCAGCGCGAGCCGGTCCTCGGGGGCCGGGGCGCCGGAGTCGTACAGCTCGGTGATCATTGCCGCGGCGTCGGGGAGTCCCATGAGGACGGCCCCGACGACGCGGTCGTCGCGCAGCGCGAGGACGCCGTAGCGGCCGCGGCGTGGGTCGGAGACGCGCAGCTCCTCGTCGCCCGCAGTGGGGTCGCCGAGGGCGGCGAGGTCGATGCCGCGGGCCTTGAGCCGGGTGACCGGGCGGGTGCCGCGGTAGCGCGCGGCGGGGTCGGTGCCGGTGAGCAGGTCGGCGAGGACGGCGGCCTGCTCCCAGCCGGACTGCACGAGCCCGCCCGGGGCGCCGGCGTGCTGGGCACAGTCGCCGACGGCGTGCACCCGGCCGTCGTCGGTGGCGAGGCGGTCGTCGACGAGGATCCCGCGGTCGACCGCGAGCCCGGCGTCGGCGGCCAGCCCGGTGTTCGCGCGCACCCCGGCGGCGACGACGACGTGGTCCGCGGCGACCCGGGAGCCGTCGTCGCAGTCCAGGCCGGTGTCGGAATCCCAGGCCTTGGCCCCGACCCCGCAGCGGACGTCGACGCCGAGCCCGCGCAACGCGGTCGCGAGCACGTCGCCGGCGCCCGGGTCGAGCTGGCGCTCCATCAGGTGGGTG is a window from the Pseudonocardia sp. HH130629-09 genome containing:
- a CDS encoding FAD-dependent oxidoreductase, with amino-acid sequence MSRRVVVIGHGMVGARFVEEVRRRDPAGERVSLTVLGAESRPAYNRVLLSTVLAGGLRPAMVALPVVDGVDLHTGVAATGIDRAARVVHAADGTTHPYDELVLATGCRAWLPPVDGLADAVDRDVPTRGVSLFRDLDDCERILDAAVPGARIAVVGGGLLGVEAARGLAGRGVAVTLVHPRTHLMERQLDPGAGDVLATALRGLGVDVRCGVGAKAWDSDTGLDCDDGSRVAADHVVVAAGVRANTGLAADAGLAVDRGILVDDRLATDDGRVHAVGDCAQHAGAPGGLVQSGWEQAAVLADLLTGTDPAARYRGTRPVTRLKARGIDLAALGDPTAGDEELRVSDPRRGRYGVLALRDDRVVGAVLMGLPDAAAMITELYDSGAPAPEDRLALLLGRALPGEASSATDPVRMPGTAVVCRCNSVTKNTLVSAWRAGAHDVDALSRRTRAATGCGSCRDVVCGIRDWLADIDPPQESAA